The DNA window CATAACAAgaacaaagaaataatttgaACTACCATCTCCTCTGCGTGAGGGCGTGTGTTTTTTGGAGTAAGGAGGATGAGCTGCTTTTCTTGCATAAACCCACATCGAAAAGATATTAAGATCGACATTGAACACGCCCCAAGATCTAGTTCTCGATATTCATCTGGGTATACAGGTTTTTCCCTGATCTCCCATTTGTTCTTGGGTTCGTTTAcgttttcttttgtgttttttgttgttgttgatgaagatAATGTGTAGAGTTTGTTGGTAGCCAGACAGCGAAGTTTAATGTAAATGGTGATTGTCGAATTCCGAACTCTTTTAGGATGTAGTTTGGGTTTTATAAGctgtgttttgttttcaatttgctgtttggtttttttaattttaataagggGATGCAGACAATGGGAAGGGTCAGGGTGCTGAGGAAGGGGCTCGTAGTTTCACATTTCGTGAGCTTGCAGCAGCAACAAGAAATTTTAGAGAGATTAATTTGATTGGTGAAGGAGGTTTTGGCAGGGTTTATAAAGGCAGGTTAGAAACAGGAGAGGTAAGTTGCTGTTAAAAGTTATGTTATGAAATTTATGCTGATTGTgtcaattaatttatgaatgCAGGTTCCTTTTTAAGTTGTAAATCGGTTGTTTGTTATAGTTCCGTGGTCAAGTTGTAATAAATTTATGTGTGGTTTGGTTTTCGATGATTAGATTGTCGCGGTGAAACAACTTAATCAGGATGGTCTTCAGGGGCATCAAGAATTTATCGTGGAGGTTCTTATGCTGAGTCTGTTACACCATTCCAATCTTGTTACCTTGATTGGCTACTGTACTTCTGGTGATCAGAGGCTATTGGTTTATGAGTACATGCCGATGGGTAGTTTGGAAGATCATCTTTTTGGTAAATTTCTTTAGCATCATCTTACACAGATTTTTTAACTTCATGTAATCTTATCCAAGGGTCTAAATTTGTTTagtttgtgatttattttcatGTCATACGCTCCATTACGATTATTTTTGGTGGCACCAAACTTCCTGTCCCACCTTTCCACCCTCTATCCATCCCTTGATATTGAAAACTTGGCTATAAAACCGAAACAGAAGATTGAGCAAGTTATTCTGGTATTACAAGTTTGTCATGTTGATTGTTCTGTTGCATGTCAAATCCTATCATGATAATCCCTAGAATTACGTCGTGGAATGATTACTTCGTGGAATTTCATTTATCTGTATGATTTCTCCTTTTCTTGATAGATATATGTTCCCTCATTCTTGTTGGTCTTGATTCAATATTATGTGATGTTTTCGGCAAGGGAGAATTGTAGATAATTTAGACTTGATTTTTAGCTGGCATGTGATTTGATAATTGATACTACAAGGGTTTCTCAGATCTAGAACCCGATAAAGAGCCATTAAGTTGGAGCACTCGGATGAAGATTGCTGTTGGTGCTGCTCGGGGACTCGAGTACCTACACTGTAAAGCAGACCCGCCTGTTATTTATCGCGACCTGAAATCTGCAAATATCTTGCTGGACAATGATTTTAATCCAAAACTATCAGATTTTGGACTTGCAAAATTGGGACCTGTTGGTGAAAATACACATGTTTCAACCAGAGTTATGGGGACATATGGTTACTGTGCCCCAGAGTATGCCATGAGTGGCAAGTTGACTGTTAAATCAGATATTTACAGTTTTGGTGTTGTTTTGTTGGAGTTAATTACTGGGAGAAAGGCTATAGATCGTTCAAAGAAGCCAGGGGAGCAGAACTTAGTTGCTTGGGTGAGTTAAAAACTTGatcttttttccaatttatttttgtgcaGCTCCAATAGCTTATCCAAGCAATCAGCTTATCTGAGAgtttaatcataattatttgTTGTGATGAGTGAGCACTTCATGCACCTTCTATCCCCATCTAGATAAATACCAAAGCTCGACTTATTTTCCAAATAGTCAGTTCTTTGGAGTAATTTGATTGCCCTCCTTCAGAAAAATTTCAGACCCCAGATAATTATAACTAATGATAATgtgctgatttgttttttcttctcaatctcCTCTGCAGTCGCGCGCGTTTTTGAAAGAGCAAAAGAAATATTGTCAGTTGGCTGATCCTCTGTTGGAAGGGTGTTATCCTCGTCGTTGTTTGAACTATGCGATTGCTATAACTGCAATGTGCCTCAATGAGGAAGCCAACTTTCGCCCTCTTATTAGTGATATACTTGTTGCCCTAGAATATTTGGCTTCACAGTCCCGTGTCCCAGAATCCAGTACTGGTCGAGTACGAGGTACCAATCCATCATTGCCATATTCTGACAGGAAAGCCGTTTCTCGAGAACCAGATTCTAGGAGTAGAGCTTCCATTTAAAATGAAGTGGGACAGAAGCTAAAGCCCCTTTATTTCTGCACTGTAAGTAACCAATTCCCATTGTCTTGCACAATCCTGCCCGTTTTGTTTCCATCCTTGCCAGAACCAAAACTCATTGTGACATAGCATTTTTGTGGTTCATATATTGTGTTGGGTGCATGTTAGGGAGTTGATTTTTAGCTGCACTTGttatgttttgtttatatttccaTAAATGATGCTTGATAGATAGGTCCGGGCTGCAGTCACAACTTCTGTTTCTCTGTGCTTGCAGGTGTCTCATCGAACTTAGAGGGGAAGCCTGTTACGTTTCATACCATGTATATGTTCATCAATACAGTGCGTAAATATGTTTGTTGACATGTATGTATAGACAGACATCTGGGATTTGGAGTAgtgattttttgtttatgaaatcATGATAAACTCATGTTTCCTTTATGCCTTCTGAGGCTCTTACTTGCATTGAAGTGAATTCTTTCCAAAGGGCATTAAGCAGCAGGCCATCAGGATTGTGTTTAGCATTCTTGAGAGGGATTTGGGATTTTGTTAGATATTTTTGTGCTTTcacttctttcctttctctcttcccCCATTTGTGTCATTAAACTTAAAATAGGGAATAAATAAAGTACGTAGTGTGGATCATAAATCTgggtttttagcatttttgttttagttCTTAGGTCTACCGGGCATCTCTAGCTCCACAGGAAAGTGGCTATGCTTCCTTCAAACACCCTCCCAAGTGTTTTATGCTTGATTTTGCTGGAATTTTTTCCGAGCACAGCCTGTTGTTATTCGCTTCATAAAGCTGCAGCAATTGAAAATAGGGGCATTTATTCTCACTTCATAGATGCTTACAATTTCCAACTGAAGGAAACCATTGAGCAGGAGTGTCTCTACTGTCACAACTATCGTATTGCAGTGTTAAGTTCAGAGATCATTCTTTATAATGGACATTATTCACTGTAACTTGCAAGTGATCCCTGAGGAGACCTCCAAGGCCTCCTCCCAATCATCGAGAATCATATTCTTGTGGcagtaattaattataaagaatTAGCATTGGATCTGAATTAATAAGACCAGccgagtttttttatatattttttcaatcaaattcaattcaagctCTGAATTAATGGAGATTCAAATTAACCCGTTATACCTGTCAATGTTCATAACACTTTCTATCCTAAATATGAACGCAAGAGAgaagacattttttttcctcggCCAAGAAAGAGTGAGGAAAATGTTGCCATAATCAATCACTCAAGTGCCGAAGACTAAACTCAAACACAAGATGCATATGCTTGTGTATCCTTGAGATAAGAATTCAAGTCTATCATTGCCGACCAGCCTTAAAGAAGTAGGGtccttttaaacaaaaacaaagaaaatagagTTCATGCATCTGAACAAGGGGACTAGTGTCTCTTCTTTTAAGAAGTTGCTGTT is part of the Populus trichocarpa isolate Nisqually-1 chromosome 2, P.trichocarpa_v4.1, whole genome shotgun sequence genome and encodes:
- the LOC7496854 gene encoding probable serine/threonine-protein kinase PBL21 isoform X2, encoding MSCFSCINPHRKDIKIDIEHAPRSSSRYSSGYTDNGKGQGAEEGARSFTFRELAAATRNFREINLIGEGGFGRVYKGRLETGEIVAVKQLNQDGLQGHQEFIVEVLMLSLLHHSNLVTLIGYCTSGDQRLLVYEYMPMGSLEDHLFDLEPDKEPLSWSTRMKIAVGAARGLEYLHCKADPPVIYRDLKSANILLDNDFNPKLSDFGLAKLGPVGENTHVSTRVMGTYGYCAPEYAMSGKLTVKSDIYSFGVVLLELITGRKAIDRSKKPGEQNLVAWSRAFLKEQKKYCQLADPLLEGCYPRRCLNYAIAITAMCLNEEANFRPLISDILVALEYLASQSRVPESSTGRVRGTNPSLPYSDRKAVSREPDSRSRASI
- the LOC7496854 gene encoding probable serine/threonine-protein kinase PBL21 isoform X1; its protein translation is MSCFSCINPHRKDIKIDIEHAPRSSSRYSSGYTGDADNGKGQGAEEGARSFTFRELAAATRNFREINLIGEGGFGRVYKGRLETGEIVAVKQLNQDGLQGHQEFIVEVLMLSLLHHSNLVTLIGYCTSGDQRLLVYEYMPMGSLEDHLFDLEPDKEPLSWSTRMKIAVGAARGLEYLHCKADPPVIYRDLKSANILLDNDFNPKLSDFGLAKLGPVGENTHVSTRVMGTYGYCAPEYAMSGKLTVKSDIYSFGVVLLELITGRKAIDRSKKPGEQNLVAWSRAFLKEQKKYCQLADPLLEGCYPRRCLNYAIAITAMCLNEEANFRPLISDILVALEYLASQSRVPESSTGRVRGTNPSLPYSDRKAVSREPDSRSRASI